In one window of Vibrio sp. DW001 DNA:
- the cgtA gene encoding Obg family GTPase CgtA, with protein sequence MKFVDEAVVKVEAGDGGNGIVSFWREKFITKGGPDGGDGGDGGDVYLVADENLNTLIDYRFQRFYPGERGQNGSGGNCTGKRGQDKVLKVPVGTRAVDIHTNEIVGEVAEHGKKVMIAKGGWHGLGNTRFKSSVNRAPRQKTMGTKGEVRELRLELLLLADVGMLGLPNAGKSTFIRSVSAAKPKVADYPFTTLIPSLGVVSVVPGKSFVVADIPGLIEGAAEGAGLGIRFLKHLERCRVLLHMVDILPIDGSDPVQNALTIIDELEQYSEKVSQKPRWLIFNKIDLLPEDEANEKIQEIVDALGWEDQYFKISAVNKNGTKDLCYKLANFMDALPREKIELTEEDKVDFMWDDYHKDAISGKDVITEDSWDDDDDDIDDGHVIYVRD encoded by the coding sequence ATGAAATTCGTAGATGAAGCGGTTGTAAAAGTAGAAGCAGGTGATGGCGGTAACGGCATTGTAAGTTTCTGGAGAGAAAAATTCATTACCAAAGGTGGCCCGGATGGTGGCGATGGCGGTGATGGTGGTGACGTATATTTGGTTGCCGATGAAAACTTGAATACCCTTATTGATTACCGTTTTCAGCGTTTTTATCCTGGCGAACGTGGCCAAAATGGTAGTGGTGGTAACTGTACTGGTAAGCGTGGGCAAGACAAAGTTCTTAAAGTACCTGTTGGAACACGTGCAGTAGATATACACACTAATGAAATTGTCGGTGAAGTCGCTGAACACGGAAAAAAAGTGATGATCGCAAAAGGCGGTTGGCACGGCCTAGGTAATACACGTTTTAAATCTTCTGTGAACCGAGCTCCACGTCAAAAGACAATGGGTACTAAAGGTGAAGTGCGTGAACTGCGTTTAGAGCTACTACTGCTTGCTGACGTAGGTATGCTGGGCTTACCCAATGCAGGCAAGTCGACCTTTATTCGTTCGGTGTCTGCGGCTAAACCTAAAGTCGCTGATTATCCCTTTACAACCTTGATCCCTAGCTTAGGTGTGGTGAGTGTTGTTCCAGGAAAGAGCTTTGTCGTTGCCGATATTCCTGGTTTGATCGAAGGGGCTGCAGAAGGTGCTGGACTAGGTATTCGTTTTCTCAAGCACTTGGAGCGTTGTCGCGTTCTATTGCATATGGTTGATATTCTGCCTATTGATGGTAGTGATCCTGTGCAGAATGCACTTACTATCATTGACGAACTCGAGCAATACAGCGAGAAAGTGTCGCAGAAACCTCGTTGGTTGATCTTCAATAAAATTGATCTTCTTCCTGAAGACGAAGCAAATGAGAAGATTCAAGAGATAGTGGATGCTTTAGGATGGGAAGATCAGTATTTCAAGATCTCGGCTGTAAACAAGAACGGGACCAAAGATCTTTGTTATAAGCTGGCTAATTTCATGGATGCGCTTCCAAGAGAAAAGATTGAATTGACTGAAGAAGATAAAGTCGACTTTATGTGGGATGATTATCATAAGGATGCAATATCTGGCAAAGATGTTATCACAGAAGATAGTTGGGATGATGACGACGACGATATAGATGATGGTCATGTTATCTATGTTCGTGACTGA
- a CDS encoding threonine/serine exporter ThrE family protein — translation MEDKQRAISRLVAQAGQMLLAHGAESTLVADIMRRMGLASDADEVEVSLSANSIVVTTFIHDRCMTTTRRAPDRGINMRVVTQIQRICIMMEKGLLDYSLAQDRLNKISPARYNRWLVVLMIGLSCASFSHLAGGDWSIVSITFLASAIGMIVRQEIGHRHFNPLINFAVTAFVTTLISAQAMVYGIGNHPFIAMASSVLMLVPGFPLINSVADMVKGYINIGIARFVMGSLLTLATCLGIVGAMTLVGVWGWVD, via the coding sequence ATAGAGGATAAGCAACGCGCTATTTCTCGGTTAGTTGCTCAAGCAGGACAGATGTTGTTGGCTCATGGAGCAGAAAGTACTCTGGTTGCAGATATTATGCGACGCATGGGGTTAGCAAGTGATGCTGACGAAGTAGAAGTGTCTTTATCTGCTAACTCAATTGTCGTGACGACATTTATTCATGATCGTTGTATGACAACAACAAGGCGAGCGCCAGATCGCGGCATAAATATGCGCGTTGTTACTCAAATTCAACGTATCTGCATCATGATGGAGAAAGGGCTACTAGATTACTCTCTGGCACAGGATAGACTAAATAAGATCAGTCCTGCTAGGTATAATCGTTGGTTGGTTGTTCTAATGATAGGATTATCTTGCGCATCATTTAGTCACTTGGCTGGAGGTGATTGGTCAATTGTCTCGATAACCTTTTTGGCCTCAGCTATTGGAATGATCGTAAGACAAGAGATCGGTCATCGGCATTTTAACCCCTTAATTAACTTTGCTGTAACGGCTTTTGTCACCACACTTATTTCTGCTCAAGCCATGGTATATGGTATTGGTAACCACCCTTTTATAGCAATGGCATCTTCAGTATTGATGTTGGTTCCTGGTTTTCCATTGATTAATTCTGTTGCTGATATGGTAAAAGGGTACATAAATATAGGTATTGCCCGTTTTGTAATGGGAAGTTTGTTAACTCTGGCAACCTGTTTAGGTATTGTTGGTGCAATGACGCTGGTCGGCGTCTGGGGCTGGGTAGACTAA
- a CDS encoding threonine/serine exporter family protein, whose amino-acid sequence MEIIIGLLNDMFFASIPAVGFALVFNVPQKALKYCAVGGAIGHGSRYLMLQYGVPIEWATFFAATIVGMIGVYWSRKFLAHPKVFTVAALIPMVPGVFAFKAMIALVEINHLGYTPELVSVLMENFLKAMFIIAGLAIGLAMPGLLFYRRRSVI is encoded by the coding sequence ATGGAAATAATAATTGGTCTTCTAAATGATATGTTTTTTGCTTCTATTCCTGCAGTAGGTTTTGCTCTTGTATTTAATGTGCCACAAAAAGCACTAAAGTATTGCGCGGTTGGTGGTGCAATTGGACATGGTTCAAGGTATTTGATGCTTCAATATGGTGTACCTATAGAATGGGCGACTTTTTTTGCTGCGACAATCGTCGGTATGATTGGTGTCTATTGGTCTCGTAAGTTTTTGGCTCATCCAAAGGTGTTTACCGTCGCGGCATTAATACCCATGGTCCCTGGTGTCTTTGCTTTTAAAGCTATGATCGCATTAGTAGAGATAAATCATTTAGGTTATACCCCTGAATTGGTGTCGGTATTAATGGAGAACTTTTTGAAAGCGATGTTTATTATCGCAGGCCTTGCCATTGGATTGGCGATGCCAGGGTTACTCTTCTATCGACGCAGATCCGTGATTTAA
- the folA gene encoding type 3 dihydrofolate reductase, translated as MKISMIAAMARNRVIGKDNQMPWHLPADFAWFKRCTMGKPIIMGRKTYDSIGRPLPGRQNIVISRDVSLVIEGVDCVTSLEQAVELVTEHDEVMIIGGGSIYQACLEKADCLYLTYIELDIEGDTKFPDWGDEWKETYSESFLADEKNAHDMRFVVLEK; from the coding sequence ATGAAAATCAGCATGATAGCCGCAATGGCGAGAAACAGAGTGATAGGTAAAGATAATCAAATGCCTTGGCATTTACCCGCTGATTTCGCTTGGTTTAAGCGATGTACTATGGGGAAGCCAATTATTATGGGTCGTAAGACCTATGATTCTATTGGCCGTCCTCTACCTGGTCGGCAAAACATTGTCATTAGTCGCGATGTATCGCTAGTGATAGAAGGTGTAGATTGTGTTACTTCGCTTGAACAAGCGGTTGAGCTTGTTACTGAGCATGATGAAGTGATGATAATTGGTGGTGGGTCTATCTATCAAGCGTGTTTAGAGAAAGCAGACTGCCTGTATTTAACCTACATAGAATTAGATATAGAGGGTGATACCAAGTTTCCTGATTGGGGAGACGAGTGGAAAGAGACCTATTCTGAGTCGTTTTTAGCGGATGAAAAAAATGCTCATGATATGCGGTTTGTTGTTCTTGAAAAATGA
- a CDS encoding symmetrical bis(5'-nucleosyl)-tetraphosphatase: MANYIVGDIQGCFDELQLLLNKANFDPKHDTIWFAGDLVARGPKSLETLRFVKSLGSAAITVLGNHDLHLLAVSLGIHPQKKKDRTLPIFSAPDKDELLDWLRHQPLIAEHDEFVVCHAGISPQWDRKQACAASKEVEAELQGDNWRWLIEQMYANSPDYWDDDLQGIERYRYIINAFTRMRFCFTDGRLDMLCKLPPQDVTSKKLVPWFKLKQRIKLDKTILFGHWAALSGFENKHAIGLDTGCVWGGTLTMLRWEDKTFFSQESLS; the protein is encoded by the coding sequence GTGGCGAACTACATTGTTGGTGATATTCAAGGCTGCTTTGATGAGTTACAACTACTGTTAAACAAAGCCAATTTCGATCCGAAACACGACACTATTTGGTTTGCTGGTGACTTAGTTGCCCGAGGTCCTAAGTCCCTTGAGACATTGCGATTCGTTAAGTCTCTTGGTTCCGCGGCGATCACTGTTTTGGGTAATCACGATCTACATTTACTTGCCGTTTCATTGGGAATTCACCCACAAAAGAAAAAAGACCGAACACTGCCTATATTCTCGGCACCAGATAAAGATGAACTTCTAGATTGGCTAAGGCATCAACCATTGATTGCAGAGCATGACGAGTTTGTCGTTTGCCATGCGGGTATCTCTCCTCAATGGGACAGAAAACAAGCTTGTGCAGCATCTAAAGAAGTCGAAGCTGAACTGCAAGGGGATAACTGGAGATGGCTCATAGAACAAATGTATGCTAACTCACCAGACTATTGGGATGATGATCTGCAAGGAATCGAACGTTATAGGTACATTATCAACGCTTTTACCCGTATGCGTTTTTGCTTTACAGATGGTCGCCTAGATATGCTTTGTAAGCTCCCACCTCAAGACGTCACCTCTAAAAAACTGGTCCCTTGGTTCAAGCTAAAACAGAGAATAAAATTGGATAAAACCATCTTATTTGGTCACTGGGCCGCTCTGTCAGGTTTTGAAAATAAACACGCAATAGGTTTAGATACTGGCTGTGTCTGGGGCGGTACTTTAACCATGTTGCGCTGGGAAGATAAAACCTTTTTCAGCCAAGAAAGTTTAAGCTAA
- the apaG gene encoding Co2+/Mg2+ efflux protein ApaG — MDVIQPCIKCQVHAKYVAEQSQPEHKRYVFAYIISIKNLSNQTVQLIGRRWLITDADGKQMTVEGDGVVGKQPYIKRNDDYTYTSATAIETPVGVMQGQYIMNDADGTEFIVEVDPFSLAIPNILN, encoded by the coding sequence ATGGACGTTATTCAACCTTGTATCAAATGCCAAGTACACGCTAAGTACGTAGCAGAGCAATCTCAACCAGAACACAAACGGTACGTATTTGCCTACATCATCTCAATCAAAAACCTAAGTAACCAGACGGTTCAACTCATTGGAAGACGCTGGTTAATTACGGATGCAGATGGAAAGCAGATGACAGTAGAAGGTGATGGCGTTGTCGGGAAGCAACCCTATATAAAACGTAATGACGATTACACCTACACAAGTGCAACCGCAATAGAGACCCCTGTTGGTGTAATGCAAGGTCAATACATAATGAATGATGCAGACGGTACTGAGTTCATCGTAGAGGTCGATCCGTTTAGCTTAGCGATCCCAAATATTTTAAATTAA
- the rsmA gene encoding 16S rRNA (adenine(1518)-N(6)/adenine(1519)-N(6))-dimethyltransferase RsmA has protein sequence MRNDVHLGHKARKRFGQNFLNDPYIIDGIVSAINPLPGQNLVEIGPGLGAITEPVGKEIDKFTVIELDRDLAERLRNHPDLSSKLTIYEGDAMKFDFTQLIKPNNKLRIFGNLPYNISTPLMFHLFKFHKDIQDMHFMLQKEVVNRLAAGPGSKTYGRLTVMAQYYCKVVPVLEVPPTAFIPPPKVDSAVVRLVPYEEIPYPATDLKWLDRVCRDGFNQRRKTVRNCYKHLLDTETLEALGVNPGMRPENLTLEQFVDMANWLEKHHS, from the coding sequence ATGAGAAATGATGTCCACTTGGGACACAAAGCGCGGAAACGTTTTGGTCAAAACTTCCTGAATGACCCCTATATTATTGATGGTATTGTTTCTGCTATCAACCCTTTACCTGGGCAAAACCTTGTTGAAATTGGGCCAGGACTTGGTGCAATTACAGAACCCGTTGGGAAAGAGATCGATAAATTTACCGTTATTGAGCTTGATAGAGATTTAGCTGAACGCTTACGTAATCACCCTGACCTTTCGTCAAAACTGACGATTTATGAAGGTGATGCGATGAAATTTGACTTTACTCAGTTGATTAAACCGAACAATAAGTTACGTATATTTGGTAATTTACCTTATAACATCTCTACACCATTAATGTTTCATCTCTTTAAATTTCATAAAGATATTCAAGACATGCACTTCATGTTACAAAAAGAAGTCGTCAATCGATTAGCAGCAGGCCCAGGTAGTAAAACATATGGTCGATTGACCGTAATGGCTCAATATTACTGCAAAGTTGTGCCGGTGTTAGAGGTGCCACCAACCGCCTTTATTCCACCACCAAAAGTAGATTCAGCCGTCGTTCGTTTGGTTCCTTATGAAGAGATCCCTTATCCTGCAACTGACTTAAAATGGTTAGATAGAGTATGCAGAGATGGGTTCAACCAAAGACGTAAAACGGTTAGAAACTGCTACAAGCACTTGTTAGATACTGAAACATTAGAAGCTCTAGGAGTCAATCCAGGTATGCGTCCTGAGAATTTAACCCTTGAGCAATTTGTCGATATGGCAAACTGGTTAGAGAAACATCACAGCTAG
- the pdxA gene encoding 4-hydroxythreonine-4-phosphate dehydrogenase PdxA, translated as MSTRRIIVTAGEPAGIGPDLVLALSQSDWAHQIVVCADKTLLAQRAAELGLNVTLVDYDGTIAAKPQQAGSLLVDHISQAEPSVAGQLNEKNGHYVLATLERANNGCMSGEFDAVVTGPVHKGAINRAGVAFSGHTEFFAEKSNTPLVVMMLATEGLRVALVTTHLPLAYISKAVTAERLESIIRILHDDLVNKFAIKAPKIYVCGLNPHAGEDGCLGDEEIKTITPTLEKLRAECDFDLIGPLPADTIFNEKYLADADAVLGMYHDQVLPVLKYKGFGRSVNITLGLPYIRTSVDHGTALDLAGTGQADTGSFQTALKHAIELVEKKPFVNKGPLIER; from the coding sequence ATGTCGACTAGAAGAATTATCGTCACAGCAGGAGAGCCCGCTGGAATAGGGCCAGATCTTGTCTTAGCCTTATCACAATCGGATTGGGCACACCAGATTGTGGTCTGTGCAGATAAAACCTTGTTAGCTCAAAGAGCAGCAGAGCTTGGGCTCAATGTAACGCTTGTCGATTACGATGGAACCATCGCAGCAAAACCCCAACAAGCAGGTTCACTGCTTGTTGATCATATTTCACAAGCTGAACCTTCAGTCGCAGGTCAATTAAACGAAAAAAATGGCCACTACGTCTTAGCGACATTAGAACGTGCCAATAATGGTTGTATGAGCGGAGAATTCGACGCTGTCGTAACAGGTCCGGTCCACAAAGGCGCAATCAATCGAGCCGGTGTCGCTTTTAGCGGGCATACCGAATTCTTTGCTGAAAAGTCGAATACTCCCTTAGTGGTCATGATGTTAGCAACAGAAGGACTGCGTGTTGCTTTAGTCACTACCCATTTACCTTTAGCTTATATCTCAAAAGCCGTTACAGCAGAGCGGCTAGAGAGTATAATCCGCATCCTTCATGACGACTTGGTCAATAAATTTGCCATCAAAGCCCCCAAAATCTATGTATGTGGACTCAATCCTCATGCAGGAGAAGATGGATGTTTAGGTGATGAAGAGATCAAAACGATCACCCCAACGCTTGAAAAGCTTAGGGCTGAGTGTGATTTTGATTTAATTGGGCCGTTACCGGCAGATACCATTTTTAATGAAAAATATTTAGCAGACGCAGATGCTGTGCTTGGTATGTACCATGATCAAGTATTGCCTGTGTTGAAATATAAAGGCTTTGGACGATCAGTAAACATTACTCTTGGTCTACCCTATATAAGAACATCTGTCGATCACGGTACAGCACTGGATCTGGCAGGAACAGGGCAAGCGGACACAGGAAGTTTCCAAACCGCTCTTAAACACGCGATAGAATTAGTTGAAAAAAAACCTTTTGTTAATAAGGGTCCTTTAATTGAGAGATAA
- the surA gene encoding peptidylprolyl isomerase SurA, giving the protein MKMWKHTLIVFLSVLSASSMAAPVELDRVAVIVNDGVILQSDIDIAIVTLETNSKKGSQALPDIDVLREQVLEKLIVDTIQFQESERLGVKIDDNRLNQAVQEIAKERNLTVDQLQNSLTEDGVSYATFREQVRKEIAISEARNALVRRRINILPAEVESLSEQLATETNASVQYRLQHIQLRLEEGTDKQALEKEANDIIKKLDQGEDFSTMAISYSKGPKALEGGDWGWLRKEEMPTIFADQITTQAKGAVIGPFRSGVGLHIIKIADTRGLETVAVTEVNARHILIKTSVILSDEGAQKQLQNYARRIESGEIKFGELAEQHSQDPGSAAKNGELGYQTPDLYVPEFKHQVEILPIGQISEPFKTVHGWHIVEVLDRREVDKTDTALTNKAYRILFNRKFNEEASAWMQEIRASAFVEFIENDESEEQ; this is encoded by the coding sequence ATGAAAATGTGGAAACACACCCTAATAGTTTTTTTATCTGTACTGTCAGCCTCAAGCATGGCTGCACCCGTTGAGCTAGATAGAGTCGCGGTAATCGTAAATGATGGTGTCATATTGCAAAGTGATATTGATATAGCGATCGTCACGCTTGAAACCAATTCGAAGAAAGGCAGCCAAGCTTTGCCAGACATCGACGTATTACGTGAGCAAGTACTAGAAAAGCTTATCGTCGATACTATTCAGTTCCAAGAATCAGAACGCCTTGGGGTAAAGATCGATGACAACCGTTTGAATCAAGCGGTTCAAGAAATCGCCAAAGAAAGAAACCTAACGGTCGACCAACTACAAAACTCGCTCACCGAAGATGGGGTAAGTTATGCTACGTTTCGAGAGCAAGTCAGGAAAGAGATCGCGATTTCCGAAGCCCGTAATGCGCTAGTTCGTCGTAGAATCAACATATTGCCAGCAGAAGTAGAGAGCTTGTCTGAGCAACTCGCTACCGAGACCAACGCCTCTGTACAATATCGACTTCAACATATCCAATTGCGACTTGAAGAGGGCACAGACAAACAAGCGCTTGAGAAAGAAGCCAACGATATTATTAAGAAACTTGATCAGGGTGAAGATTTTTCTACCATGGCAATCAGCTACTCAAAAGGACCTAAGGCATTAGAAGGTGGTGATTGGGGATGGCTACGCAAAGAAGAAATGCCAACAATATTTGCGGATCAAATAACGACTCAGGCAAAAGGTGCGGTTATTGGGCCATTTCGAAGTGGTGTTGGGCTTCATATCATCAAAATCGCTGATACTCGAGGCTTAGAAACTGTCGCAGTCACAGAAGTTAATGCCCGACATATTTTGATCAAAACCTCGGTAATACTCAGTGATGAAGGCGCCCAAAAACAACTACAGAACTACGCTCGTCGCATCGAATCTGGTGAGATTAAGTTTGGTGAGCTCGCAGAGCAACACAGCCAAGACCCAGGTTCTGCGGCTAAAAATGGGGAGTTGGGTTATCAAACCCCAGATTTATATGTCCCAGAATTTAAGCACCAAGTAGAGATATTACCCATTGGTCAAATAAGTGAGCCGTTCAAGACCGTTCACGGCTGGCATATTGTTGAAGTACTTGATCGACGTGAAGTTGACAAAACAGATACAGCACTGACCAATAAAGCCTATAGAATTCTTTTCAATCGTAAATTTAATGAAGAAGCCTCAGCTTGGATGCAAGAAATAAGAGCCAGTGCGTTTGTTGAATTTATTGAAAATGACGAAAGTGAAGAACAATAA
- the lptD gene encoding LPS assembly protein LptD → MLLFPRTLLAASISAAVFVPTTQAETSQDPSVQEMPSTDQCLIVDSSTKNDTEVPVHVEADNVEAINGDKATYTGDVVITQGHKRISADTITLHQQDNIVVAEGNVHSYDGQIKTISDKATTSLDSDVATLENTQYEFLCEDGRGDAKVIYRKDKAFYELEDGTITSCPEGDNSWRLRASSIEIDQIDEEATLFNPRVEVLSVPIFYLPYLTIPIGDTRKTGFLYPAISLDSKNGFGLTVPVYWNLAPNYDLQTDFNYMEKRGTQLDAKFRYLTEIGSGSFSTEYLPDDKKYLDKGDRWGFNWSHTGVFKEAWKFEIDYSKVSDITYFTDIDSNIGNREDGQLLQSGEVSYRSDSWDTTLLVRDFQVLSTGSYPYRLMPQLEYNYYAPHFYSKLDFNLLSHVSRFETDDPDSPSATRLHFEPTLALPLSTTWGTFTAEAKLFQTYYEQDIDNLTTSNDYEEQVSRTIPQIRIHSGLYLERDTSQILGYTQSLEPQIQYLYIPEEDQSEIFSGYDTTKLQLDYDGLFRSKKYSSVDYIAPANQFSYGASTRFFDDEFKERMNLSFGQILYLNDSYNDSVSNETSSSYSAWALDTEFNYDDYLFYQGGFQFDTASSKVQLADSTLEYRYSGGYSQLNYRYVSLDYIANNVDFISEDDYTSYTREGISQLGFITAYNLGRSWKLNGQYFYDTNEKVNLEWLAGVNYTSDCWYIGFSYSNQLYSWDEIGVDSPTYEQNFTVNFGIVGFGQTLAGGSGLAGVDSSNAALGYSRPFALGN, encoded by the coding sequence ATGCTACTTTTCCCTCGCACATTGTTAGCTGCTTCTATTAGTGCAGCCGTATTCGTGCCAACAACTCAAGCTGAAACGTCACAAGACCCTAGTGTGCAGGAAATGCCCTCTACAGATCAATGCTTGATTGTGGATTCATCCACCAAAAATGACACAGAGGTCCCTGTGCATGTTGAAGCTGATAACGTCGAAGCGATAAATGGCGATAAAGCGACCTATACCGGCGACGTTGTTATTACTCAAGGACATAAGCGCATATCCGCTGATACAATAACCTTGCACCAGCAAGATAATATTGTTGTTGCTGAGGGTAATGTGCATTCTTATGATGGCCAGATAAAAACCATTTCAGATAAAGCCACAACGAGTCTAGATTCAGACGTTGCCACGCTAGAAAATACTCAATATGAGTTTCTATGTGAGGATGGCCGCGGTGACGCAAAGGTTATTTATCGCAAAGATAAAGCATTTTATGAACTGGAAGATGGCACGATCACTTCCTGTCCAGAAGGTGACAATTCATGGAGGCTAAGAGCTTCGTCGATTGAAATTGATCAGATTGATGAAGAGGCAACGCTGTTTAATCCAAGAGTTGAGGTTCTCTCTGTACCCATTTTTTATCTACCTTATTTAACTATTCCGATCGGTGATACCCGAAAAACAGGCTTCCTATACCCAGCCATCTCATTAGACAGTAAAAATGGTTTCGGACTTACCGTTCCCGTCTATTGGAACCTTGCTCCTAATTACGATCTACAGACTGATTTTAATTACATGGAGAAACGCGGTACGCAGCTTGATGCGAAGTTTCGTTATCTAACGGAAATAGGTTCCGGCTCATTCAGTACAGAATATCTCCCTGATGACAAAAAATACCTCGATAAAGGCGATCGCTGGGGCTTTAATTGGAGCCATACTGGCGTATTTAAAGAGGCATGGAAGTTTGAAATTGACTACTCGAAAGTCAGTGACATCACCTATTTCACCGACATCGATTCTAATATAGGTAATCGTGAAGACGGGCAGCTCCTTCAATCTGGCGAGGTCTCGTACCGATCAGACAGTTGGGATACCACGTTATTGGTAAGAGATTTTCAGGTATTGTCAACAGGCAGTTATCCTTATCGTTTGATGCCTCAATTAGAATACAACTATTACGCACCCCACTTTTACTCGAAGCTCGATTTTAATTTATTGAGCCATGTCAGTCGATTCGAAACGGATGACCCAGATAGCCCATCGGCTACCCGTTTACACTTTGAGCCAACGCTAGCCTTGCCGCTATCCACGACTTGGGGCACGTTTACTGCTGAAGCAAAGCTGTTCCAAACCTATTATGAGCAAGACATTGACAACCTAACCACAAGCAATGATTACGAAGAGCAGGTTTCACGAACCATTCCTCAGATAAGAATTCACTCAGGATTGTATCTAGAGCGCGATACCTCTCAAATTCTAGGCTATACCCAATCACTAGAACCGCAGATCCAGTATTTATATATTCCCGAAGAGGACCAATCGGAAATCTTTTCTGGATACGATACAACCAAGCTACAGCTTGATTACGACGGGCTTTTTCGTAGTAAAAAGTACAGCAGTGTTGACTATATTGCTCCAGCGAATCAATTCAGCTATGGTGCGTCCACGCGCTTCTTTGATGATGAATTTAAAGAGAGAATGAACCTCTCATTTGGACAGATTCTCTATCTCAACGATTCCTATAATGACTCCGTCTCAAATGAAACATCATCATCCTATTCGGCTTGGGCGCTGGATACTGAATTTAACTACGATGACTATCTTTTCTATCAAGGTGGATTTCAATTCGACACGGCGTCATCAAAGGTACAACTTGCCGATAGCACATTGGAATATCGATACTCAGGTGGGTACAGCCAGCTAAACTATCGTTACGTTTCACTGGATTATATTGCTAACAATGTCGACTTTATCAGCGAAGATGATTATACATCCTACACACGTGAAGGTATCAGCCAGTTAGGGTTTATTACCGCTTATAACCTCGGCCGAAGTTGGAAGCTAAATGGACAGTATTTCTACGATACCAACGAAAAAGTGAACCTTGAGTGGTTAGCAGGAGTCAACTATACCAGTGATTGTTGGTATATCGGATTCTCATACAGCAATCAACTCTACAGTTGGGATGAAATCGGGGTAGACTCACCGACTTATGAACAAAACTTTACGGTGAATTTTGGTATTGTAGGCTTTGGTCAAACACTAGCCGGAGGTTCAGGTTTAGCTGGTGTCGATTCATCTAATGCCGCTTTAGGCTATAGTCGACCTTTTGCACTTGGAAATTAA
- the djlA gene encoding co-chaperone DjlA encodes MHIFGKILGIFFGFLFGGAFGALFGLFLGHQFDKARRLSQAGFRASSAFSGGPNQAEKQAEFFKAAFSVMGHVAKAKGQVTKEEIQLADTMMQRMNLRGDQKKAAQDAFREGKSSGFPLNEILERVRISSGGRHDLLQFFLELQISAAFADGDLHPSERTVLHAIAKGLGFSTQQLEQRLQMQEAAFRFQREGGAGGWNHSQGQGGAWQQATTADQLTDAYKVLGITDDVDSKEVKRAYRKLMNEHHPDKLVAKGLPPEMMEMAKEKAQDIQAAYDLIKKEKGIK; translated from the coding sequence ATGCACATTTTTGGCAAAATTTTAGGCATATTTTTTGGTTTCCTTTTTGGAGGAGCTTTTGGCGCGCTGTTTGGTTTGTTCTTAGGGCATCAGTTTGATAAAGCAAGAAGACTTAGCCAAGCAGGATTTAGAGCATCCAGCGCATTCTCCGGCGGACCCAATCAAGCGGAAAAACAGGCAGAATTTTTTAAGGCTGCTTTTTCTGTTATGGGACATGTTGCTAAAGCCAAAGGACAAGTAACCAAAGAAGAAATTCAGTTAGCCGATACGATGATGCAACGAATGAACCTTCGAGGGGATCAGAAAAAGGCGGCTCAAGATGCATTCCGCGAGGGGAAATCCAGTGGTTTTCCGTTGAACGAAATACTTGAACGGGTTCGTATATCCTCTGGAGGAAGGCATGATCTTTTACAGTTTTTCTTAGAGTTGCAAATATCAGCCGCATTTGCTGATGGCGACCTTCATCCTTCAGAAAGGACTGTTCTGCATGCTATCGCTAAAGGGTTAGGGTTTTCAACTCAGCAGCTTGAACAGAGATTGCAAATGCAAGAGGCGGCCTTTCGTTTTCAAAGAGAGGGCGGTGCTGGCGGTTGGAATCATTCTCAAGGGCAAGGCGGGGCTTGGCAACAGGCAACGACAGCGGATCAGCTTACGGATGCTTACAAAGTATTAGGCATCACCGATGATGTGGATTCTAAAGAAGTGAAGCGAGCTTATCGTAAACTCATGAATGAACATCACCCAGATAAGCTTGTAGCAAAAGGTCTACCTCCTGAAATGATGGAAATGGCCAAAGAGAAAGCACAGGATATTCAAGCGGCTTACGACCTGATAAAGAAAGAGAAAGGGATTAAGTAG